CGGCAATTTATGGGCATGAAGAGACACTTCAACGCGCTGTTGGAGCAGCTCACCGGGGGATCAGTTCGTCTTCCTTGCATCCGGTTGCCAAGACCTTAACCTCCTCATTTTGAGTTCCCGTAACAACCGGACGGGCAAGCTCGGGAGCCTCGACAGCACCAGATATGGACTCGAGCTTCAGGatagaaaatatagaattatttaatttgTCGGTAGTATAcaataaacttaataattataggGATCAGCTCGTCCATAACTGCTGTTTGTCTGGCCTGTGTGCCTCGTTGCTCCGGTACGGAAGATCACGGGACCGGTCGGCACAAGCCCCGTAAAGGCTAAGCCGGCCACATTCGTGTCTCCCAAGTTCCAACCTCACCTCaactcttcctttcctctcctctcttcctcttccatcttctcacCTGTCCCCATCCTATACCCTTTTcgctcttcaacaccatcaccatgTTCAAGAGGTTTGTAACTCCTTTTATCATTTTTTATTATCGTTTTTATCTCGCGCTGACCTGTGTTTTTCCTTTCTAACAGCGGTCTGGCCCGGACCTTCGGGAGGGCTGCTTTTGCTCGACCTGCCTCCGTCGCACGCCGTTCCCTCCAGCCCTCCAAGCTCAATGGCTTTCCTTCCCTCGCTAGGTTCGCCAGCACCGAGACTGCTGCCGGTGGAAAGATTCACCAGGTCATTGGTGCCGTCGTCGACGGTATGTTCCTCGATTCCGCCCAAATCCTCGCCGTTGGCGGCTGCGCGAAAATCTTTTCTACCTTCGATTTCATCGCGActtccatcaacaacaaccttaTAATTGTACATGAACACGATATCTGACCTGCGATTACAGTGAAGTTCGAGGGTGAGAAGCTTCCCGCCATTCTCAACGCCATTGAGACCGAGAACAACGGCCAGAAGCTTGTTCTCGAGGTTTCTGTATGTATTCCCGATATCAAAAGCTCGATTGATGATATCAAGTTCTTGTAGCTAACAATTAACAGCAACACTTGGGTGAGAATGTCGTCCGTACCATTGCTATGGATGGTAAGTCGCTGTTCACCCTTTCGGCTATGGGCGTGAACACGTCGCCCCTGGCCTGCCCCAATAAACCAAGAACAATATATTGATATCTCCGCTTTTTAGGTACTGAGGGTCTTACCCGTGGTTCTGCCGCCCGTGACACCGGCGCTCCCATCACAATCCCCGTCGGTCCTGGTACCCTTGGCCGTATCGTCAACGTCACTGGTGAGCCCATTGACGAGCGTGGTCCCGTCAAGGCCGCCAAGTACGCTCCCATTCACGCTGAGGCTCCCGAGTTCATTGAGCAGTCTACCACTGCTGAGGTTCTCGTCACTGGTATCAAGGTCGTTGATCTTCTTGCCCCCTACGCCCGTGGTGGTAAGATTGGTCTCTTCGGTGGTGCCGGTGTCGGAAAGACTGTGTTCATTCAGGAGCTGATTGTAAGTTTTCTCACCTTGACCAAAAAACGCAACGAACCTTCTAACATTATTCCTTGTAGaacaacatcgccaaggCTCACGGTGGTTACTCCGTCTTCACTGGTGTCGGTGAGCGTACTCGTGAGGGTAACGATCTGTACCACGAAATGCAGGAGACTGGTGTTATCCAGCTCGATGGTGAATCCAAGGTGTCTCTTGTGTTCGGTCAGATGAACGAGCCCCCAGGTGCCCGTGCCCGTGTCGCCCTTACTGGTCTGACCATCGCCGAATACTTCCGTGACGAGGAGGGTCAGGACGTGCTGCTCTTCATTGACAACATTTTCCGTTTCACTCAGGCCGGTTCCGAGGTGTCTGCCCTTCTTGGTCGTATCCCCTCTGCCGTCGGTTACCAGCCCACTCTGGCCGTCGACATGGGTGGTATGCAGGAGCGTattaccaccaccaccaagggTTCCATTACCTCCGTCCAGGCCGTCTACGTGCCCGCTGACGATCTGACTGACCCTGCCCCCGCCACCACCTTCGCTCACTTGGACGCCACCACTGTCTTGTCCCGTGGTATCTCTGAGTTGGGTATCTACCCTGCTGTCGACCCTCTTGACTCTAAGTCTCGTATGCTCGACCCCCGTATTGTCGGTGAAGAGCACTACAACACTGCCACCCGCGTTCAGCAGATGCTCCAGGAGTACAAGTCTCTCCAGGATATCATTGCCATTCTTGGTATGGACGAACTGTCTGAGGCTGACAAGCTTACTGTCGAGCGTGCTCGTAAGCTTGAGCGTTTCCTCAGCCAGCCTTTCACCGTCGCCCAGGTCTTCACTGGTATCGAGGGTAAGCTCGTTGACATGAAGGACACCATCAACAGCTTCAAGGCTATCATGGCCGGTGAGGGTGATGACCTCCCTGAGGGTAAGTTACATTCCTTTTCCCCAAAATACTCTATTTACCTGATGCTAATTCTTTCTTTTAGCCGCCTTCTACATGGTTGGTGACTTGGCCTCCGCTCGTGCCAAGGGTGAGAAGATCTTGGCTGAACTCTCCAACAATGCCTAAATGTAATATTGCTTTGAAGCGccctttttcctttttgttAGACATGGacttccttttctcattGTTCCATTTTCCGTCGATGCGTGTACAGTACTCGaattgagaagaaggaagttgaaaaaagaaaggccATCCTCTCTACTTTTAAAAGGGAAAAGAGCACTCACCCAATTTTCCCCTTTTGAAGTCTAGGATGGAAAACATCTTTAGACTTGTGTGACAATATATTGTGTGCTCATGTAAGTAAATTTAAATGACCACACCCGGCCTTATACCCTCGGGCAGGGACAAACATGTAtcatttcttttgttggaTTGGAAAACACGgtttattcttatatctGTTCTCTTTCGTAGTAATTGTATTTGTAGTTGTAGTGCTTAATGTAATCTAATTCTTCAATCTGATGTCCAAATTCGTCAGGtcaaggaaggagagaaagcaCGTTCATAGCTATTCCAGACCCAATCTTTCTCTGGAAGTTGACTCGTAACAGATGGAATTCACAGTTTACTTCATATATGAATCGCTGAGTTATTCCTTGGTATATACGTAGTTCATTCTAGGATCAACCGACAACGCAACTTATTCACTATGTGTATGAAAACTATACATGCAATCAGGAAGCAGATTAGATCACTAAACCCGCGTGACAAGATAGGCAATGAATTCGATTTATGATGTGATGAATATGGCATTCGCTTCGACGTAAAAATTAGTCCATTGTCGGCGTTTCTATAGCCAATTTGCGAATCGGTATTCAAATGTGATTATATGGTTTCTTCCAAAGCGAGGGCCTATAATACGTACAATTGATACAGCAATTAGTATTCTGCTTTGGCAAAGAGAGAtatagagagagaaaagaagagaaggcaTTGGGTGTGTCGAAACAGTTTTCAAAGAAGAGAGGATCGATCTACTTACCAACGCCGTCCGAGTCGGGATATAAACCTGTAAGAAGTTCTTCCTCCCGTTCCACTCCATATCAGTTGTAAAGAACCTTGTCGACTTGTCATTCCTCCCCAGGCCACCAAACTGCTTATCATCGGTATCAAGAACGACGCGATAGGTTCCCGCAGTTTCAACACCAACTCGATAATCCGTGAAGCTGTCTGTTGGATGGAAGTTGAAGACCCAGAGAACACCCGCGCGCTCAAAGACTAGGACCTTGTCGGCCTCGTTTTTGAGGCTGATGTATGCCTGTGGGGAGTGTAACCAGCCGTACTTGGCTTCAGTGAGCTGCATGGCGCGGTCGAACTCGTTGAGGAATTTATAGCGTAGGAGATTGTCTTCCGTTAGATTGAGCTGGCGACGGGCGTACCAGAAGGAGTTGTTATTGCCGGCACGTGGGAAGTCAAGCCATTCGGGGTGTCCGAACTCGTTGCCTTCGAAGTTGAGGTAGCCTTCGCCGCCGAGGGTGTGGGTAACCAGGCGAATCATCTTGTGGAGAGCCATGCCGCGTTCGATTATTGGGGTGAAATCTGTGAGGACGGACATGTGGGTGTACATTTCTTTGTCGCAAAGCCACATCATGAGAGATTTGTCGCCGACGAGACTGGGATGGATTGTTAGTATTGATACGCTCAACGAGAGTTCCAGGGAATAACTTACGCCTGGTCGTGGCTTTCTGCGTAAGCGATAGTCTTCTCGCCATGGCGTCTGTTCGTCAAGGTAAAGGAGAGATTTCCAATGTCCCATTCATTGTCAGTCTTCTCCTTGAGAAGCTTAATGTACATGTCTGGAATGGCCATGGCGAGACGGTAGTCGAACCCGATTCCACCTAGGTTGTGTGGAAGACATAGTGCTGGCATACCGGAGACATCTTCCGCCACGGTTATACAATCTGGGTAGAGGCGGTGCAGCATCTCGTTTGCTAGAGCCAAGTACATcacgccgtcgtcgtcgactgATGGACCGAAGTACTCATGATACCCACCAGAAAAGCCACTACATACTGGTTAGCAATCGTCACAAGCGTCTCAAGTTCCAAGAGTAGCTCACGTTCCAATACCGTGATGGGTATATAGCATGCTGGTGACTCCATCGAAGCGAAAGCCGTCAAAGCCATATTCCTCCATCCAGAAGCGAAGGTTGCTGAGGAGGAAACGCAATACCTCGTGGCTTCCATAGTTGAATAGTCGACTGTCCCATAATTCGTGTTGGCCCCTTGGTCCAGAATGGAAATAGAGATGGTCACTACCATCGAACCTATTTAATCCGTCATCAACATTTTTCGAGGCGTGGCTGTGCACAACGTCAAGAAGGACCACGAGCCCCAGCCTATGAGCCGTGTCGACCAACTCCTTCAGATCCTCTGGGTTACCATAGCGGCTACTCGCCGCGAAGAAGTTGTTGACTTGGTACCCGAAACTGGCATAGTAGGCGTGTTCCATGACGGCCATGAGCTGGATGGCATTATACCCAAGATACTTGATCCGGGGAAGCATATTGGCTGTGAACTCCTTGTACGTTGCCACCTTATTTTCCGGGGACGAGATGCCCACATGAGCCTCGTAGATACGTAGACTTTCAGGCTTCTTAGGACGTGCATGCTGAAACTTATATCGGTTTTCTTTAGGAGGGTTCCAGAATACAGATTCGTATACGGGTGACACGTTCAAGTCCTGCACAACACGTTTTATCCATGCGGGGATTCGATATATCTGTTCTCCACTAGGCGTAACCATCGCAATCTGCTTGGTGTAAGAATTGGAGCGAGGGAATGTGTGAATAGCATGCGTACCTTCACTTTGCTATCATGTGGTATAACTGAAATACCCTCCCTTGCTGGAAGGGTAATCTCCCAGACACCAAAGGCGTTCTTCGTCATCGGATTCGCCTTGGTATCCCAATTATCTGCCAGTCTCAGTAACACGACCAACTGGCTAATTATTCCACAAGGCCGGACGTACTGAAGTCACCAACCAGGGACGCTTCCACAGCGTTTGGAGCCCATTCCCTGTAGATAATGTCGCCGTTATCGCTGACATTGAATCCGAACTTCTCGTAGCCCTG
Above is a window of Aspergillus puulaauensis MK2 DNA, chromosome 2, nearly complete sequence DNA encoding:
- the GLC3 gene encoding 1,4-alpha-glucan branching enzyme GLC3 (CAZy:GH13;~COG:G;~EggNog:ENOG410PF87;~InterPro:IPR006047,IPR037439,IPR014756,IPR017853, IPR006048,IPR013783,IPR013780,IPR004193;~PFAM:PF02922,PF02806;~go_function: GO:0003824 - catalytic activity [Evidence IEA];~go_function: GO:0003844 - 1,4-alpha-glucan branching enzyme activity [Evidence IEA];~go_function: GO:0004553 - hydrolase activity, hydrolyzing O-glycosyl compounds [Evidence IEA];~go_function: GO:0043169 - cation binding [Evidence IEA];~go_process: GO:0005975 - carbohydrate metabolic process [Evidence IEA];~go_process: GO:0005978 - glycogen biosynthetic process [Evidence IEA]), translated to MSPAISRTRTPRINATLPSRNRALNHFFSPSGSPLCNSVDSPITIRNADNKLKLAYLAAMASSSGPSAPSDGTGIIDLDPWLEPFREAIQRRFNYVESWVKTVNEAEGGLEKFSKGYEKFGFNVSDNGDIIYREWAPNAVEASLVGDFNNWDTKANPMTKNAFGVWEITLPAREGISVIPHDSKVKIAMVTPSGEQIYRIPAWIKRVVQDLNVSPVYESVFWNPPKENRYKFQHARPKKPESLRIYEAHVGISSPENKVATYKEFTANMLPRIKYLGYNAIQLMAVMEHAYYASFGYQVNNFFAASSRYGNPEDLKELVDTAHRLGLVVLLDVVHSHASKNVDDGLNRFDGSDHLYFHSGPRGQHELWDSRLFNYGSHEVLRFLLSNLRFWMEEYGFDGFRFDGVTSMLYTHHGIGTGFSGGYHEYFGPSVDDDGVMYLALANEMLHRLYPDCITVAEDVSGMPALCLPHNLGGIGFDYRLAMAIPDMYIKLLKEKTDNEWDIGNLSFTLTNRRHGEKTIAYAESHDQALVGDKSLMMWLCDKEMYTHMSVLTDFTPIIERGMALHKMIRLVTHTLGGEGYLNFEGNEFGHPEWLDFPRAGNNNSFWYARRQLNLTEDNLLRYKFLNEFDRAMQLTEAKYGWLHSPQAYISLKNEADKVLVFERAGVLWVFNFHPTDSFTDYRVGVETAGTYRVVLDTDDKQFGGLGRNDKSTRFFTTDMEWNGRKNFLQVYIPTRTALALALEETI
- the ATP2 gene encoding F1F0 ATP synthase subunit beta (BUSCO:EOG09261T74;~COG:C;~EggNog:ENOG410PIAZ;~InterPro:IPR027417,IPR024034,IPR003593,IPR005722, IPR036121,IPR004100,IPR020003,IPR000194;~PFAM:PF00006,PF02874;~go_component: GO:0045261 - proton-transporting ATP synthase complex, catalytic core F(1) [Evidence IEA];~go_function: GO:0005524 - ATP binding [Evidence IEA];~go_function: GO:0046933 - proton-transporting ATP synthase activity, rotational mechanism [Evidence IEA];~go_process: GO:0015986 - ATP synthesis coupled proton transport [Evidence IEA];~go_process: GO:0046034 - ATP metabolic process [Evidence IEA];~go_process: GO:1902600 - proton transmembrane transport [Evidence IEA]); this translates as MFKSGLARTFGRAAFARPASVARRSLQPSKLNGFPSLARFASTETAAGGKIHQVIGAVVDVKFEGEKLPAILNAIETENNGQKLVLEVSQHLGENVVRTIAMDGTEGLTRGSAARDTGAPITIPVGPGTLGRIVNVTGEPIDERGPVKAAKYAPIHAEAPEFIEQSTTAEVLVTGIKVVDLLAPYARGGKIGLFGGAGVGKTVFIQELINNIAKAHGGYSVFTGVGERTREGNDLYHEMQETGVIQLDGESKVSLVFGQMNEPPGARARVALTGLTIAEYFRDEEGQDVLLFIDNIFRFTQAGSEVSALLGRIPSAVGYQPTLAVDMGGMQERITTTTKGSITSVQAVYVPADDLTDPAPATTFAHLDATTVLSRGISELGIYPAVDPLDSKSRMLDPRIVGEEHYNTATRVQQMLQEYKSLQDIIAILGMDELSEADKLTVERARKLERFLSQPFTVAQVFTGIEGKLVDMKDTINSFKAIMAGEGDDLPEAAFYMVGDLASARAKGEKILAELSNNA